A single genomic interval of Candidatus Eisenbacteria bacterium harbors:
- a CDS encoding tetratricopeptide repeat protein encodes MKKPTLRLDIVLVVAALVVFGLTSGAPVLSYGALVDEGPALGGGGTGASFQAGGATFSNEAATGSTGKDAGIPGGKAAGGSGSAALDYAEKLIREGMLDVGENELLRFMETEPSPALRQRGALLLGDIKFSQSKLVEAATRYLRAYEANPQGEGACDALYKAGQCSLLSYNYEQAILIFRKVVKLFPDCAQSCPAMTALGRAFLGSGDYEEAARTFEQALVACGGAEKNAELLYWLGKAETQINRDRAREIFQDLRRAHPGTEPAFNASLELSKILFDDGDTQGSLDVLEDALSYKVDKTLLARASARRGELFDLTGRPKDAAREFAECFSASQDSALCEACNVNAQTAYLSCGDYRQADSIAQKLLSGKFAARARRMSLLTRARASRAQGKNQDALDFISRLGCGTEIDSLCCSASLEEGEIKEALTQFGGATVSYLRALTLPGPDSLHAAALMHLGDLCAKRTGEPDKALGYYSLLLDRYAGDETSSRALNEMARLYETKGEFARASDVYRKLAKDYPLGPYADEALERAESLDSLFPSKIGERELKKVTTLLLSAASGSAGGDTLLERAASLFAGQYHSFDEARIMLEQALAVATPDRRPVLLLRLSDVHSRLSKKLEFEGKTSEASAEKSAALKCLTNLISQYPDAPVADEAAFLLIRDRLEGLSSPEMERTAASLYTEFLGRYPETQRFADALLGRAEALTKLSRAPGDDSYNEALATYDKLVGEIPQSPLIAQAHYWKGRALAGAGNVDAAEQEFGIVLASYPASAVAADAAYELAECKLAKRQLDEAIALYESAYEKTRNRNLRERALARKGDCLLVQGKFDEAIHEYEYILERDPGGAFSDDLLVKEADAYLDRGMLKKASESFERLAARFPKSPLLSESLKRKAEAEAGAGDFKKARATYEQIVERFPESRSDTTVMIGLARASFEAGDYKSSLGAYEQVLRLDMSDGGRAEAARGQILSLARMGDDGKVQKRLSWYGKNFPGDTTLASEIDFERGLSLFDKNQFEAAYASLSQAQAKLPAQSRIRALITMGMCKLKLQDFPQASSHFEEALALGPADGTLAFTAYFKLGTSLYAQAKYDEASRAYLSAGAVSPDSSSRCEAWYNAGLCMERTENWTEAASVYEKVAAACKGKLSQDAVFKSGYAYLNAGQRPKALERLKAALESGADDEKPEIQYWIGETYAAMGEFERAASEFLKVPLVYGEGSLWAVTARYKAGLAFEETGNVEAAAKQYRLLLEREGENSEWGSMAKERLQKLSK; translated from the coding sequence ATGAAGAAACCTACCTTACGGCTTGATATTGTGTTAGTTGTGGCGGCGCTGGTGGTCTTTGGACTGACAAGTGGCGCTCCGGTCTTGAGCTACGGAGCGTTGGTAGATGAGGGGCCTGCTCTCGGGGGCGGGGGCACGGGTGCCAGCTTCCAGGCTGGCGGCGCGACCTTCTCGAACGAGGCCGCCACGGGTTCGACGGGGAAGGATGCGGGGATTCCTGGGGGCAAGGCGGCAGGCGGTTCCGGGAGTGCGGCTCTTGATTACGCTGAGAAGCTGATACGCGAGGGCATGCTGGACGTCGGGGAGAATGAGCTACTGAGGTTCATGGAGACCGAACCCTCGCCGGCGTTGCGCCAGCGCGGCGCGCTTCTCCTCGGAGACATAAAGTTCTCCCAATCGAAGCTTGTTGAAGCCGCTACTCGCTACCTGCGCGCTTACGAGGCCAACCCGCAGGGTGAAGGCGCCTGCGACGCGCTCTACAAGGCCGGCCAATGTAGCTTACTCTCGTACAACTACGAGCAGGCGATCCTGATCTTTCGGAAGGTCGTCAAGCTCTTTCCGGACTGTGCGCAGTCTTGCCCGGCCATGACGGCTCTTGGTAGAGCGTTCTTGGGATCGGGTGATTACGAAGAGGCGGCGAGGACGTTCGAGCAGGCGCTGGTCGCTTGCGGAGGCGCGGAGAAGAACGCGGAACTCCTCTATTGGCTGGGAAAAGCGGAGACGCAGATCAATCGCGACAGGGCGAGGGAGATTTTTCAAGACCTGCGACGTGCCCATCCGGGGACTGAGCCCGCCTTCAACGCTTCGCTGGAGCTCTCGAAGATTCTGTTCGACGACGGCGACACTCAGGGTTCCCTCGACGTTTTGGAGGACGCGCTTTCCTACAAGGTTGACAAGACGCTTCTGGCCAGGGCGTCCGCGAGGCGGGGGGAGCTGTTCGACCTGACGGGTAGGCCCAAGGACGCTGCCAGAGAGTTTGCCGAATGTTTCAGCGCGTCACAGGATTCCGCACTCTGTGAGGCGTGCAACGTGAACGCGCAGACGGCGTATCTTTCGTGCGGCGATTATCGCCAGGCAGACTCGATCGCGCAGAAACTATTGTCAGGCAAGTTCGCCGCGAGGGCGCGGCGCATGTCGCTTCTCACGCGGGCGCGGGCGAGCAGAGCCCAGGGGAAGAATCAAGACGCTCTCGATTTCATTTCCAGGTTGGGTTGCGGTACGGAGATTGACTCTCTATGTTGCTCCGCGAGCCTGGAAGAAGGTGAGATAAAGGAAGCGCTCACTCAATTTGGAGGCGCAACCGTATCGTACCTTCGAGCATTGACTCTCCCAGGCCCGGACAGTCTCCACGCCGCCGCACTCATGCACCTCGGAGATTTGTGTGCCAAGCGCACGGGAGAGCCGGACAAGGCACTGGGATATTACAGTCTTCTTCTAGACCGCTACGCCGGTGATGAGACGAGCAGCCGCGCGCTCAATGAAATGGCGAGACTCTACGAGACGAAGGGTGAGTTCGCCAGGGCTTCGGACGTATATCGTAAGCTTGCCAAGGATTACCCGCTCGGCCCCTATGCGGACGAGGCACTGGAGCGAGCGGAATCGCTTGACTCTCTCTTCCCGAGCAAGATCGGAGAGCGTGAGCTCAAGAAAGTGACGACCCTCCTTCTTTCGGCGGCGTCAGGCTCCGCAGGTGGCGACACCCTGCTTGAACGGGCGGCGTCCCTCTTCGCCGGACAGTATCACTCGTTCGACGAGGCGAGAATCATGCTGGAGCAAGCACTCGCCGTCGCGACTCCGGACAGAAGGCCCGTCTTGCTTCTACGCCTCAGTGACGTCCATTCGCGCCTTTCGAAAAAACTCGAGTTCGAGGGAAAGACAAGCGAGGCCTCCGCAGAGAAGAGTGCCGCCCTCAAATGCTTGACCAATCTTATCTCTCAGTACCCGGACGCCCCGGTCGCGGACGAAGCAGCGTTTCTCCTGATCCGGGACAGGTTGGAGGGACTCTCCTCGCCGGAGATGGAACGTACTGCCGCGTCGCTCTACACCGAGTTTCTCGGCCGCTATCCGGAGACGCAGAGATTTGCCGACGCGCTCCTGGGAAGGGCCGAGGCGCTCACAAAACTCTCGCGAGCTCCCGGAGACGATTCCTACAACGAGGCCCTCGCCACTTACGACAAGCTCGTCGGCGAGATTCCGCAGAGCCCTCTCATCGCCCAGGCGCACTACTGGAAGGGGAGGGCGCTGGCCGGCGCCGGAAACGTGGACGCGGCGGAGCAGGAATTTGGAATCGTGTTGGCGAGCTACCCTGCGAGTGCCGTGGCTGCCGACGCGGCGTACGAACTCGCGGAGTGTAAGCTCGCGAAAAGACAGCTCGACGAAGCGATCGCCCTATACGAATCGGCGTATGAGAAGACAAGAAACAGAAACCTCAGAGAGAGAGCCCTCGCGAGAAAGGGAGATTGCCTGCTCGTGCAGGGGAAGTTCGACGAGGCCATTCACGAGTACGAGTACATACTTGAGCGCGACCCCGGTGGAGCGTTCTCGGACGACTTGCTCGTCAAGGAGGCCGACGCTTACCTGGACCGCGGCATGCTGAAGAAGGCGTCCGAGAGCTTCGAGCGATTGGCCGCCCGGTTCCCCAAGAGCCCACTTCTTTCTGAATCACTAAAGAGGAAGGCGGAGGCCGAGGCAGGAGCGGGTGATTTCAAGAAGGCCAGGGCCACGTACGAGCAGATTGTGGAGAGATTCCCCGAGTCCCGCTCGGACACAACTGTGATGATCGGCCTTGCGCGCGCGAGCTTCGAGGCCGGCGATTACAAGTCCAGCCTCGGGGCCTACGAGCAGGTGCTCAGACTCGACATGAGCGATGGCGGGCGGGCGGAAGCCGCTCGCGGGCAAATCCTCTCCCTGGCAAGAATGGGAGACGACGGGAAGGTTCAGAAGAGGCTCTCGTGGTACGGGAAGAATTTCCCGGGCGATACGACACTCGCCTCCGAAATCGACTTCGAGAGGGGCTTGAGCCTCTTCGACAAGAACCAATTTGAAGCAGCGTACGCAAGTCTCTCGCAGGCACAGGCGAAGTTGCCCGCGCAGTCGAGGATCAGAGCGCTCATCACGATGGGCATGTGCAAGCTCAAACTCCAAGACTTTCCGCAGGCATCGAGCCATTTTGAGGAGGCGCTCGCGCTCGGGCCCGCTGACGGCACTTTGGCGTTCACCGCGTACTTCAAGCTCGGCACCTCGCTCTATGCTCAGGCGAAGTACGACGAAGCTTCGCGCGCTTATCTGAGCGCGGGGGCGGTGTCGCCGGACTCCTCTTCACGGTGCGAAGCGTGGTACAATGCTGGTCTGTGCATGGAGAGGACCGAGAACTGGACGGAGGCCGCCTCCGTCTATGAAAAGGTTGCCGCCGCGTGCAAGGGCAAGCTGAGCCAGGACGCGGTCTTCAAGAGCGGCTACGCCTATCTCAACGCCGGCCAGCGGCCGAAGGCGCTGGAGCGGCTCAAGGCTGCGTTGGAGAGCGGCGCCGATGACGAGAAGCCGGAGATCCAGTACTGGATAGGCGAAACGTACGCGGCGATGGGAGAGTTCGAAAGAGCCGCCTCTGAATTCTTGAAGGTGCCCCTCGTCTACGGCGAAGGCTCTCTCTGGGCAGTGACCGCTCGCTACAAAGCGGGTCTCGCATTTGAAGAGACCGGAAACGTCGAGGCCGCCGCCAAGCAATACAGACTCTTACTGGAAAGAGAAGGTGAAAACTCGGAGTGGGGAAGCATGGCAAAAGAGAGGCTGCAGAAGCTTTCCAAGTGA
- the uvrA gene encoding excinuclease ABC subunit UvrA, which produces MRGAREHNLKNIDVDIPRNSLIVVTGVSGSGKSSLAFDTIYAEGQRRYVESLSAYARQFLGQMEKPDVDSIEGLSPAISIEQRTAGANPRSTVATVTELYDYLRLIFSRLGVQHCHKCGALIGAQTPSQIVDSLIEVANGKTVQVMAPIVRGRKGEYKKELDAARRQGFLRARIDGELVELEKVEALKKTKKHTIDILVDRLTADAKNQSRLVDSVETALKAAGGVVSVLVGGGGGAGGVGGSGKEGSGATAGRGGPAKELLFSEKRACVRCGIGFDDLKPRNFSFNNPYGACSTCDGLGTRLEIDPSLVVPNPTLSISKGAVAAWGASSSVWFNSQMRALAKHYDFDLDMPFQELPERVKEIILFGAGHDEVEFTYKSKNFTMKGKRKFPGIVHDLARRYRATTSGAVRDWLDGFMARGQCPVCEGKRLKPESLAVTLKGRNIAEYASLSVKEAKALFEKMEFRGSEIPIAEPILKEIVQRLKFLCDVGLDYLTLDRNAATLAGGEAQRLRLATQIGSRLSGVLYVLDEPSIGLHHRDQRRLLGTLCELRDMGNTVLVVEHDRDTILSADHVVDLGPGAGERGGWLVATGKPAEIAQNSASLTGLYLSGKKDVEVPRTRRRPQGACLTVKGAAANNLKSIDVSFPLGLFVCVTGVSGSGKSTLINDILYRALARHFYSSPESPGKHRAIEGLQHIDKVVDIDQSPIGRTPRSNAATYVGAFGFMRSLFAQLPEAKVRGYLPGRFSFNVHGGRCEACQGDGVVKIEMHFLPDVYVTCDTCRGKRYNRDTLEVLYKGKSIADVLDMTVDAAHQFFLQIPPVRRKLEALNNVGLGYLRLGQPATRLSGGEAQRVKLATELSKVATGKTLYILDEPTTGLHFDDVRLLLHVLTRLVAAGNTVIVIEHNLDVVKAADHIIDLGPEGGDDGGRVVALGTPEELASCAASHTGKALRDVVGVGGK; this is translated from the coding sequence GTGAGAGGGGCGAGGGAGCACAACCTCAAGAACATAGACGTCGACATCCCGAGGAACTCGCTCATCGTTGTGACGGGCGTGAGCGGCTCCGGAAAAAGCTCACTCGCTTTCGACACGATCTACGCCGAGGGCCAGAGGCGCTACGTCGAGTCCCTCTCCGCCTACGCGCGGCAATTCCTGGGCCAGATGGAAAAGCCCGACGTGGATTCCATCGAGGGGCTCTCTCCCGCAATCTCCATCGAACAGCGCACCGCAGGCGCAAACCCCCGTTCCACCGTGGCCACGGTCACGGAGCTATACGACTACCTGAGGCTCATCTTCTCCAGACTGGGAGTGCAGCACTGTCACAAATGTGGCGCCCTGATAGGCGCCCAGACGCCTTCTCAAATCGTCGACTCGCTCATCGAGGTGGCGAACGGCAAAACCGTCCAGGTGATGGCTCCCATCGTGAGGGGCCGCAAGGGCGAATACAAAAAGGAACTGGACGCGGCGAGGAGACAAGGGTTCCTGCGAGCGCGAATAGACGGAGAACTGGTCGAACTCGAGAAAGTCGAGGCTCTCAAGAAAACCAAGAAACACACGATTGACATTCTCGTGGACAGGCTCACGGCGGATGCAAAGAACCAGTCGAGACTGGTGGACTCCGTCGAAACGGCGCTAAAGGCGGCCGGGGGAGTTGTGAGTGTTCTGGTGGGTGGGGGCGGTGGAGCCGGCGGGGTGGGCGGAAGCGGCAAGGAAGGTTCGGGTGCCACAGCTGGTCGCGGCGGTCCCGCGAAGGAACTGCTGTTCAGCGAGAAGAGGGCGTGCGTTCGGTGCGGAATCGGCTTCGACGACTTAAAGCCCCGCAATTTCTCTTTCAACAATCCCTACGGCGCATGCTCCACGTGCGACGGCCTCGGCACGCGGCTTGAGATAGACCCGTCACTGGTCGTTCCGAACCCGACGCTCTCCATCTCGAAGGGCGCAGTCGCGGCCTGGGGAGCCTCCAGCTCCGTGTGGTTCAACAGCCAGATGCGGGCCCTGGCGAAGCACTACGATTTCGACTTGGACATGCCGTTTCAGGAGCTGCCCGAGCGCGTAAAGGAAATCATCCTCTTTGGAGCCGGGCACGACGAAGTCGAGTTCACCTACAAGAGCAAGAACTTCACGATGAAAGGGAAGAGGAAATTCCCGGGAATCGTCCACGATCTGGCGAGAAGATACAGGGCCACGACCTCGGGGGCCGTGAGAGACTGGTTGGACGGCTTCATGGCTCGGGGGCAATGCCCGGTGTGTGAGGGGAAGCGGCTTAAGCCCGAGAGCCTCGCCGTCACACTCAAGGGGCGAAACATCGCCGAGTACGCGTCTCTCTCCGTCAAGGAAGCCAAAGCACTCTTCGAGAAAATGGAGTTCCGAGGAAGCGAAATCCCCATTGCCGAACCCATACTCAAAGAAATCGTACAGAGACTCAAGTTCCTCTGTGACGTCGGCCTCGACTACCTCACGCTCGACAGAAACGCTGCCACGCTTGCAGGAGGCGAGGCACAGAGATTGAGGCTCGCCACGCAGATAGGATCTAGGCTCAGCGGAGTGCTCTACGTTCTCGACGAACCGAGCATAGGACTCCACCATCGTGACCAAAGGAGACTCCTCGGCACACTCTGCGAACTGAGAGACATGGGCAACACCGTTCTCGTCGTCGAGCACGACAGGGACACGATTCTCTCAGCCGACCATGTGGTCGACCTCGGCCCGGGCGCCGGAGAGAGAGGCGGCTGGCTCGTCGCCACCGGAAAGCCGGCGGAGATTGCACAAAACAGCGCGTCGCTCACGGGCCTCTACCTTTCGGGCAAGAAAGACGTTGAAGTACCTCGGACGAGGAGACGCCCGCAGGGCGCGTGCCTCACCGTGAAGGGCGCCGCCGCAAACAACCTGAAATCAATCGACGTGTCCTTCCCGCTCGGACTCTTCGTGTGTGTGACCGGCGTCTCGGGCTCGGGCAAGAGCACGCTAATAAACGACATCCTATACAGAGCGCTCGCGCGTCATTTCTATTCGTCCCCGGAATCGCCCGGAAAACACAGGGCAATAGAAGGACTCCAGCACATCGACAAAGTCGTGGACATAGACCAGTCGCCGATAGGGAGAACCCCTCGATCAAACGCAGCCACGTACGTGGGCGCCTTCGGCTTCATGAGGTCACTTTTCGCTCAATTGCCCGAGGCCAAAGTGCGGGGATACTTGCCGGGGAGATTCAGCTTCAACGTGCACGGCGGCCGCTGCGAGGCGTGCCAGGGCGACGGCGTCGTCAAGATAGAGATGCACTTTCTCCCCGACGTTTACGTGACATGCGACACGTGCAGGGGCAAGCGATACAACCGCGACACCCTCGAAGTCCTCTACAAGGGGAAAAGCATAGCCGACGTCCTGGACATGACCGTCGACGCGGCGCACCAGTTCTTCCTCCAGATACCGCCCGTTCGGCGAAAGCTCGAGGCGCTCAACAACGTGGGCCTGGGCTATCTCCGGCTCGGACAGCCCGCCACGAGACTCTCCGGAGGCGAGGCCCAGAGAGTGAAGCTCGCGACCGAGCTTTCCAAGGTCGCCACCGGGAAGACGCTCTACATCCTCGACGAACCCACGACAGGCCTCCATTTTGATGACGTGAGACTGCTGCTCCACGTCCTGACCCGACTCGTGGCCGCAGGCAACACCGTAATCGTGATCGAACACAACCTTGACGTCGTGAAAGCGGCGGATCACATCATTGACCTCGGCCCCGAAGGCGGAGATGACGGCGGCCGCGTGGTTGCCCTCGGCACGCCCGAAGAGCTGGCCTCTTGTGCCGCCTCGCATACGGGGAAGGCCCTGAGGGATGTGGTGGGGGTGGGGGGAAAGTAG
- a CDS encoding IS3 family transposase (programmed frameshift) produces MKGSRYSEEQIIGILKEVEAGLKVTEACRKYGMSEWTFYTWRKRYRGLTVPDVRRLKGLEEENRRLKTLLAETVLDNRALKDVLFKKMVRPAARRDVVGYLRGGYGMSERRACNLMEVHRSTCRYRVRADRNRELREVLRRLAEERLRWGQDRLHVLLRRLGYVVNHKRTERLYRELGLSLRLRRRPKRVSRVRVVSALPARPNERWSMDVIHDQFVAGRRFKCLTLVDDCTRESPAISVSLSITGEGVAEALDRVGTERPLPGEIVCDNAPEFNSAALDRWAYEHGVKLSFIEPGKPVQNAFIESFNGKFRDECLSQQLFFDLTDAREKIEAWRRDYNEVRPHQSLKNQTPREFAKKYDEQLSKEGETVRSPLDQ; encoded by the exons ATGAAGGGTTCCCGGTACAGCGAGGAGCAGATAATCGGGATCTTGAAGGAGGTGGAGGCGGGACTGAAGGTGACGGAGGCGTGCCGGAAGTACGGGATGAGTGAGTGGACGTTTTACACGTGGCGGAAGAGGTATCGGGGATTGACGGTACCTGATGTCAGGCGTTTGAAGGGGTTGGAGGAGGAGAATCGTCGTTTGAAGACATTGCTGGCGGAGACGGTGTTGGATAATCGGGCGTTGAAGGATGTTTTGT TCAAAAAAATGGTGAGGCCCGCCGCGAGACGTGACGTGGTGGGCTATTTGCGGGGTGGGTATGGGATGAGCGAGCGGCGAGCGTGTAACTTGATGGAAGTGCATCGGTCGACGTGTCGTTATCGAGTGAGAGCGGATCGTAACCGGGAACTTCGGGAGGTACTGAGAAGGTTGGCTGAAGAGCGTTTGCGCTGGGGGCAGGATCGGTTACACGTGCTGCTGCGTCGGCTGGGGTATGTGGTGAACCACAAGAGGACGGAGCGGTTATATCGTGAGCTCGGGTTGTCGTTGCGGCTTCGCAGGCGGCCCAAGCGAGTCAGCAGGGTGAGAGTGGTCTCGGCCTTGCCGGCGCGGCCGAACGAGCGGTGGAGCATGGATGTCATTCATGATCAGTTTGTGGCGGGACGTCGGTTCAAATGTTTGACGTTGGTGGATGACTGCACACGTGAGTCGCCGGCCATCTCGGTAAGCTTATCGATCACTGGAGAAGGGGTTGCGGAGGCACTGGATCGGGTCGGGACTGAACGGCCGTTGCCTGGAGAGATCGTATGTGACAACGCGCCTGAGTTCAATAGTGCTGCTCTTGATCGCTGGGCCTATGAGCACGGCGTCAAGCTCAGTTTTATCGAACCGGGCAAGCCTGTTCAGAATGCTTTCATTGAATCGTTCAACGGGAAGTTCCGGGACGAGTGTTTGAGTCAGCAGTTGTTCTTTGACCTGACTGATGCGAGGGAGAAGATCGAAGCGTGGAGGAGAGACTATAACGAGGTCCGACCGCATCAGTCGTTGAAGAACCAAACGCCGAGAGAGTTTGCGAAGAAGTACGACGAGCAGCTGTCTAAAGAGGGAGAAACCGTGAGGTCACCCCTGGATCAGTAA
- a CDS encoding AAA family ATPase, whose translation MRIKSIQLAWFRGAADPVLLETNCKSIVVYGENGSGKSCFVDAIEYVLNSGRIGHLAHEYSGKHQERAIPNTHKPKNRKTELRIIFKDDVTLRIEIKPDGSSICSGAETIAMGTWDYQRLVLRQDEVAAFVHDTKGGKYSALLPLLGLHKMEVAAENLRQLVKSVEQQAKLKEIKGVLQEVERKRRLTFGADGDEQILKKIEELHSRYCPDKAATRDHMSYCKQLETAIDTLVKRFSKEQKRYFALRDAADVGLKGHVGAVRAANAKLAEAVEPLIAEKLEVLQSTDEFVEKLGDEEEVECPACGQSIPVDDFRAHIEAERRRLQDVIDTFNTRKGAIAALCDSVKSLKTLLAKADVKSWRDELSKGPLAKNSAYLDQINGEALRTSCGEEKLRTIEKKLLPLTTAADVASKHAPPDVEQLSADKRIAEVAEAVIEAKELALSAARAHALTSFLSSLEQGVRDEIRLRSQTVIDEISTDIQALWAILHPGESIEAVCLYVPKDAEKAIDIGLKFYGVKQNSPRLTLSEGYRNSLGLCIFLAMAKREADKDRPLILDDVVVSLDRNHRGMIAEVLDKEFSGRQVLLLTHDREWYAELRQQLDSKNWTFRALLPYETPDIGIRWSHKTTTFGDARAHLKKRPDSAGNDARKIMDIELSLIAERLHIRLPFLRADKNDRRIDLPPLTDPGVTSRFLPL comes from the coding sequence ATGAGGATAAAGAGCATCCAACTGGCGTGGTTTCGCGGCGCAGCCGATCCTGTCTTGCTGGAAACGAACTGCAAATCCATAGTCGTTTATGGGGAGAATGGTTCAGGAAAATCATGCTTTGTGGATGCCATTGAGTATGTGCTCAACAGCGGCAGAATCGGACATCTCGCCCACGAGTACAGCGGCAAGCACCAGGAGAGGGCAATCCCCAACACCCACAAGCCCAAGAATAGAAAGACTGAGCTAAGAATCATATTCAAGGATGACGTGACACTACGAATCGAGATCAAGCCAGATGGGTCCTCCATCTGTTCAGGAGCTGAGACAATCGCGATGGGTACCTGGGACTACCAGCGCCTCGTCCTGCGCCAAGACGAGGTCGCGGCATTCGTTCACGATACAAAGGGAGGAAAGTACTCCGCTCTACTTCCTCTTCTGGGGCTGCACAAAATGGAGGTGGCAGCAGAGAACTTGCGGCAACTCGTTAAATCCGTCGAGCAGCAGGCGAAGCTCAAGGAAATCAAGGGCGTTCTCCAGGAAGTGGAAAGAAAGCGGAGGCTCACTTTCGGCGCCGACGGCGACGAGCAGATACTCAAAAAGATTGAAGAACTCCACTCGAGGTATTGCCCGGACAAGGCTGCCACACGAGACCACATGTCCTACTGCAAGCAATTGGAGACAGCTATCGACACACTGGTCAAACGGTTCTCTAAAGAGCAGAAGCGATATTTTGCTCTTCGGGATGCAGCCGACGTTGGCCTGAAAGGCCATGTCGGCGCTGTACGCGCGGCCAATGCCAAACTCGCCGAGGCGGTCGAGCCGTTGATCGCCGAGAAGTTAGAGGTGCTGCAATCGACAGACGAATTCGTCGAGAAACTAGGAGACGAGGAAGAGGTGGAGTGCCCAGCCTGCGGGCAGTCCATTCCAGTCGACGACTTTAGGGCGCATATTGAGGCCGAGCGGAGACGGCTCCAAGATGTCATTGACACATTCAACACCCGCAAGGGGGCTATCGCAGCTCTGTGCGACAGCGTTAAGTCCCTCAAGACCCTCCTTGCCAAGGCCGATGTCAAGTCGTGGCGGGATGAACTTTCCAAAGGCCCCCTGGCTAAGAACTCAGCATACCTCGATCAGATCAACGGCGAGGCACTTCGCACGTCATGTGGGGAAGAGAAGCTAAGAACAATCGAGAAGAAGCTCCTTCCACTGACCACCGCTGCCGATGTCGCCTCAAAGCACGCCCCTCCTGATGTCGAGCAGCTATCGGCGGACAAGCGGATAGCCGAGGTTGCTGAGGCCGTGATTGAGGCCAAAGAACTGGCTCTTTCTGCGGCGCGCGCCCATGCCCTCACGTCGTTCCTCAGCTCCCTTGAACAGGGTGTCCGGGACGAAATCAGGTTGCGCTCGCAGACCGTGATCGACGAAATCTCGACAGACATACAGGCGTTGTGGGCAATCCTGCACCCGGGAGAGTCAATTGAGGCCGTCTGTCTCTACGTCCCGAAAGACGCTGAAAAAGCGATCGACATAGGGCTTAAGTTCTACGGCGTCAAGCAGAATTCCCCAAGACTGACGCTCTCCGAAGGCTACCGTAACAGTCTTGGTCTCTGCATTTTCCTGGCCATGGCCAAGCGAGAAGCGGACAAGGATCGGCCACTCATACTCGACGACGTGGTCGTCAGCCTCGACCGGAACCACCGAGGCATGATCGCGGAGGTACTGGACAAGGAATTCAGCGGGAGGCAGGTGCTACTTCTAACCCATGACCGGGAGTGGTACGCTGAACTCCGCCAGCAGCTTGACAGTAAGAACTGGACCTTTAGAGCGCTCTTGCCTTACGAGACCCCGGATATCGGTATCCGCTGGTCGCACAAGACTACGACCTTCGGTGATGCCCGCGCCCACCTCAAAAAGCGCCCAGACTCAGCAGGAAATGACGCGCGGAAGATCATGGACATCGAACTATCACTCATCGCAGAGCGCCTCCACATCAGGCTACCCTTCCTGCGCGCCGACAAGAATGACAGGAGGATTGACCTCCCCCCTCTTACTGATCCAGGGGTGACCTCACGGTTTCTCCCTCTTTAG